CGGCGCGTATCCGCGCGCGTACGTGACCGGCCAGAGTCCGGAGGGCCTGGCCGCGGACATGCGCCGGCTCGGCATCGCCGCCGCCGTCGTCGGCTCGACCGCGTCGGTCTGGCACGACCCGGCCAACGGCAACGCCGAGGCGCTGACCGTCGCCGGCATGGCCGGCATGCATCCGTGCGTGACCATCCTGCCGCCGACACCGGAGGAAAGCGTCGACCTGAAGGGCGCGACGGCCGCCCGCATGTATCCGGTGACACACGACTTCGACCCGCTCGACCCAGCCATGGATCCGTTGTACGAGCAGCTGGTCGCGCGCGGCCTGCCGCTGACCGTCGGGCTGCCGGACATCGGCTGGCCGACGCTCGACGCGCTCGCCGGCCGCTGGCCGCGGCTGCCGGTGATCGTCTCGGCCATCGGCTATCGCGCACTACGCCGGCTTGCGGCGGTGTTCCGGCGCCGGCCGAATCTGCACGCCGACCTGGTCAACTTCGCCAGCCACGAAGGCCTGGAGTGGTTCGTCCGGCACTTCGGCGCCGAGCGGCTGTTGTTCGGCACCGGCACACCGGTCCGCGACCCGGCCGAGGCAGTCGCGCGGCTGATGTGGTCGGGGCTCAGCGACGCCGACCGCGCGCTGGTCGGACACGGCAACGCGCGACGACTGTTCCGGGGACTGGCATGAGCGACCCGTTGCTGGCCGCCATGCGCTCGGGCAGACCGCTGGACGGCGTCGACGTCATCGACGCGCACGCGCACCTCGGACCGTACAGCCTGTTCTTCATCCCGGACGCCGACGCGCGCACCATGGTGGACGTCATGGACCGCACGGGCGTACGCATGACGGTCCTGTCGTCGCACCGAGCGATCCAGTACGACGCACACAGCGGCAACTCCGAGACCCTGCGAGCCGTCGACCGGTTTCCGGACCGGATCGCCGGCTACGCGGTGGTCAACCCGTGGCAGCAACCCGATCGTGAGCTGCGCCGGCTCGCCGCCGAGCCCCGGTTCGTCGGCGTCAAACTGCATCCTGACCTGCACGAATATCCGCTCACCGGTGCGCTCTACCAACCCGTGTGGGAATACGCGGCGCAGTCCGGCCGGCCGGTTCTGACGCACACCTGGCACACGTCCGCGTACGACGATCCAGAGGCGATCGACGCCGTGCTGGCGCGTCATCCCGGCGTACGGCTGATCCTCGGCCACAGTGGGGTGAGTCCGGCGGGGATGGCCGCGTCGCTCGCGGTGGTCCGCCGGCACCCGAGCACCTACCTGGAGATCTGCGGATCGTCGATGACCGGCACGCTCGTACGCTGGCTGGTCGAGCAGGCCGGCGCCGACCGCGTGCTGTTCGGCTCCGACTTTCCGTTCATCGACCTGCGGTTCTCGCTCGGCCGCGTGATCGGCGCCGGACTGCCGGCGGCCGAGGCGGCGGCGGTGCTCGGCGGCAACGCGGCGGCCCTCTTCGGCCGGCCGCCACGCCGTGCGCAGACGTTGGTCGGAACAGGAGAGTGCCGTGACTGAGGATCGTGACCTGC
The nucleotide sequence above comes from Fodinicola acaciae. Encoded proteins:
- a CDS encoding amidohydrolase family protein, whose product is MSDPLLAAMRSGRPLDGVDVIDAHAHLGPYSLFFIPDADARTMVDVMDRTGVRMTVLSSHRAIQYDAHSGNSETLRAVDRFPDRIAGYAVVNPWQQPDRELRRLAAEPRFVGVKLHPDLHEYPLTGALYQPVWEYAAQSGRPVLTHTWHTSAYDDPEAIDAVLARHPGVRLILGHSGVSPAGMAASLAVVRRHPSTYLEICGSSMTGTLVRWLVEQAGADRVLFGSDFPFIDLRFSLGRVIGAGLPAAEAAAVLGGNAAALFGRPPRRAQTLVGTGECRD
- a CDS encoding amidohydrolase family protein, with translation MTELIDVHASFGAYPRAYVTGQSPEGLAADMRRLGIAAAVVGSTASVWHDPANGNAEALTVAGMAGMHPCVTILPPTPEESVDLKGATAARMYPVTHDFDPLDPAMDPLYEQLVARGLPLTVGLPDIGWPTLDALAGRWPRLPVIVSAIGYRALRRLAAVFRRRPNLHADLVNFASHEGLEWFVRHFGAERLLFGTGTPVRDPAEAVARLMWSGLSDADRALVGHGNARRLFRGLA